The nucleotide window CTGATCATGGCCGACATCGCGACCTGGTTCGAGCTGGGCGGCGTCGCCGCCGGTGCCGGCGGTCTGGGCTACGCGAAGGTGCACGCTCCGCGCGTGTACTGGTCGCTGGTCGGGATGCCGGTCACCTGGGGCCGGTTCACCTGGTCCTACCGCTCGACCATGGAGGTCTGCGGGCTGACGGTGCAGCCGGCCGGGTTCCGGGCGTTCATGACGCGCAACCTGGCCCGCCGCGAGGTGCGGCCCCTGCCGCCGAAGGTGCGCCGGGTGTGGGGTACCTCGACGGGTCTGCGGATCTCGCTGCGGCTGCCGGCCGGTCTGGAGCCTGCGGATGTGGCCGCGTCCTCGGAGCGTCTGCGGCACGCCTTCGGGGTGCAGTCGGTGACCGTCGCGGAGACCAAGCCCGGGTACGTGGAGCTGCGCATGACGGGCTATGACGTGCTGCGCCGGGTCCGTCTGCCGCGCAAGGCCCGCCCGCGGGACATGGTCGTGCCGGTGGCGGTGCGTGAGGACGGTTCGGTGTTCGAGCGGGACTACCGCACGGTTCCGATGGCGCTGACCCTGGGGGCGAACTCCTCGGGCAAGTCGATGTATCAGCGCAACCTGGTCAAGGGCCTGGCCAGGCTCCCGGTGGGGCTGATCGGGATCGACTGCAAGCGGGGCGTCGAGCACGGCCGCTACGCGCCGCGTCTGTCGGCCCTGGTGACCGATCCGGACGCGGCCGGCCGTCTGGTGGACGCGCTGGTGCTGGAGATGGGCGAACGCTTCGACCTGCTCGCCCTCTACGGCGTCTCGGACGTGTGGGAGCTGCCCGAGAAGCTGCGGCCGGTGCCGCTGATCGTCCTGATCGACGAGGTGGCGGAGCTGTTCTTCGTGACCTCCAAGAAGGACGAAGCGGCCCGTGATCACACCGTCATGCAGCTCGTGCGGCTGGGTCAGATGGCCCGCGCGGTCGGCATCCATCTGGAGGTGTGCGGGCAGCGTTTCGGCTCCGACCTCGGCAGGGGCGCCACCGCATTGCGCGCTCAGCTGACCGGGCGTGTGGTGCACCGCGTCAACGACAAGGCCACCGCCGAGATGGGCCTGTCCGACATCTCCGCGGAAGCGGTCGTGGCCGCCACCTCGATCCGGGTGGATCGCCCTGGCGTCGCGGTGGCCGGTGACACCTCCGGTGGCTGGTCCCGTATCCGCACCCCGATGACCACCCCGGACGAAGCGGCGGCCGTGTGCCGACAGTTCGCGCACCTCACCCCGGACCTGCCGTTCCTGGCCCCGTTCCGGCCGGTCAACCGCCTCGTGCCTCCGAAGCCCACCGCCCCGCCGCGCGTGCCCCCGCAGAAGACCCCCTGACCAGGCAGGAGATCACTCATGGCCGCACGTCGGACCACCAAGCCCAAGCCTGCGCCGGTTACGTGCCCGGACTGCAAGGGCGCGGGGGAGATCACCGAAACCGTCCGGGTCGGCGCCCGCAAGGGACGTGCCACCGGTCACCGGCAGGCGGCCATGTGCTTGACCTGCTGGGGCTCCGGCGTCGCCCCCGCTGATGACTGAAAGGAGGTGAAAGAAGTGCCTCGCTCGATCCGCATCGATGCCGTACTCGTCCAGGCCGTGATCGCCGGCGCTCTGTCCTTCGCCCACCTGCACGACCTGGCTGCCGCTGCCGGACAGAGCGGCTGGAAGGCCTGGGCCTACCCGGTCTCAGTCGACCTGCTGCTGGTCGCGGTGTGGCGCCGGCTGCGCACCGAACGCTCCAAGCTGGCCTGGTTCTGGTTCCTGGTCGCCCTGATCGCATCGCTCGGCGCGAACATCGCCACCGCCGGACTCCTCGACCTCGACCACGTCCCGGCCTGGCTGCGCATCACCGTCGCCGGCTGGCCCGCGCTCGCCTTCCTCGGCGGCACCCTCCTGGCCCACACCCCGGCCGATCCCCCGCCGGACCCGGCCCCGGAGCCTGCCTCCGAGCCCCGGACCGCACCGGTCGTCGACCGCCCCGAAACGGCACCCGACCCGGCCCCGGAAATCCCTGCCCCCGAGCCTGTCCCGGCTCTGCCGCAGGCCCCGGTGCCCGCGGTGCCTCCGGCGCTGGTCGACCACGCCCGCAAGGTCGCCACCGAACACCGCACCCGCACCGGCTCCGACATCGACACCGCCACCCTGCGCGTTCGCCTCGGCATCCCGGAAGACCTCGCCGGCGCGATCGTCGCCCAACTCGCCTGAAAGGAGGTGACCCCTCGTGCGCCCGAACCGCTTCTACGACGTGATCCGCATCGGTCCCGTCAAGGTCGGCACGTTCAACAACGGACGCGGCCAGACCCGCCACACCGCCGCCTGCACCGCACCCGCCTGCGGCTTCTCCACCGAGCACGGCAACCGCTCGGCCGCCGAACTCGCCGCCCGTACCCACCGCTGCACCTGAGAGGAGGACACCGCCATGCAGCTCCCCGAGGACCAGATGCGTGCCGGACACATCCCTGCTGACCTCTACCGGCAGATCCCGCCCGGCACGGACATGCGCAAGGTCGTGATCGTCCAGCAGGCGCCGCGCTCCTACACGGGGCCAATCGTCCTGACCCTGGTCGTCGCCGCCGGGTCCGTCGCGGTGCTGCTGGTCATCGCCTTCGTCGTCCAGGTCGTCGCCGGCGCGGCCGTCGCCGTCCTGTCGGCCACCGGCGGACTCGGCTACACGATCAACCGCACGAACCGCTACCGCAAGTAGCACCCTCCGGGGCGGCTCTCTCGCCAAAGAACCGCCGCCCCGGACGGCTCCACCTCTTCCTGATCTTTCGACCCGAAAGGGCTCACTCATCATGCCTCAGCACGACTCGACCGCGCCCGTCTGCCGGGACTGCAAGGGCTTCGCCGCCGTCGCGGTGACCACCGGAACCCGTCACCGTGACGGCTCCCGCACCACCCTCCTGGTCGACTGCCGCACCTGCAAGGGCACCGGCCACACGGCCCCCACCGCCGCGCTGTCCGCCGGGCGGTGACCGGGATGTTCCGCAAACTCCCCTCCAACCTCACCCCGACCGAGGAAAGTCCCGGCCTGCGGGTCCGCGGCGGCACTCGGTACACCCGATCCCAGGGCGACTACCTGTGCGGCGGCTGCGGCGCCGAGGACCACGCCAACGGCGACACCAACGTCAAGGCCCTGGTCGACGACTACACGGACCGTCACGGCCCCGCCCACCGCAACGGAGGTCGTTCGTGACTGACACCGCCTCCTTGGCGGGTCTCGACCCGGCCACCCTCACCGACGTGTTGAGGGTGGCCGGCGCCGATGACTTCGACCGCTGGCACGAACAGATCCGCCGTACCGGAGGCTGCTCCGACCCGATCCGCCTCACCGGCGGCACGAAGACGATCGACCCGACCACGAAGACCGTCCTGCACTACTACAACACCGACGAGGAACCGGGCGGGATGCTCCGTATCGCCTGCGGCAACCGCCGTGCCTCGCGCTGCCCGGCCTGCGCCTGGACCTACGCCGGCGACACCTACCACCTGATCCGTGCGGGCCTGACCGGTGACCCGGCCAAGGGCACCCCGTACACGGTGCGCGAGCACCCGCGGGTCTTCGCGACCCTCACCGCGCCCTCGTTCGGGCCCGTCCACAACCGGCCCGGCAACCGGCCGTGCCGCTGCGGGGTCCGGCACGAGGAAGAAAACCCAGTATTGGGTACGCCTGTTGCCCCTGAGACGTACGACTACGCGGGCGCCGTGCTGTGGAACAACCACGCCTCCGACCTGTGGCGCTACTTCACGATCTACCTTCGCCGCGAGATCGCGAAGCGGGCCGGCCTCACGCAGAAAGACGCCCGTGAACAGTCCCGGCTCTCCTTCGGCAAGGTCGCTGAGTACCAGAAGCGCGGGGCCGTCCACTTCCACGCGGTGATCCGCTTCGACGGACCGGACGGGCCCGACTCCCCGCCCCCGCACTGGGCCACCCTCGGCCTGCTCGACGACGCGATCCGTGCTGCCGCCGCCCGCGTCGCGGTCGACGTTGCCCCGGCTCGGTATCAGCCGGACCCTGAGCAGCCTGCGCGCGTCCAGCCGGCTCGCACTCTGCGGTGGGGCACCCAGCTCGACGTTCAGCCGATCGGCGCGTTCGGCAACGGCGAAGACCTGACAGAGCAGGCGGTCGCCTCCTACGTCGCCAAGTACGCCACGAAGGCCGCCGAGACCACCGGCACGGTCGACCGCCGGGTCGGCAACAAGGAAGCCCTCGTTCTGCTCGGCGTGCCCGACCATCCCCGCCGGCTGATCGAAGCGTGCTTGGACCTCCACGCGCTCTACCCGGAACGCAAGCTCCGCGACTGGGCCCACATGCTCGGCTTCCGCGGCCACTTCTCCACCAAGTCCCGCCGCTACTCCACCACCCTCGGCGCCCTCCGCCAGGTCCGCGCCGACTACCGGGCCGCCCAGCAACGCGCCTCCCTCGGCCTGCCCGACCCCGACGACCACCCGGAGGCAACCACCCTCGTGCTCGCCCACTGGACCTACGCCGGCCACGGCTACACCCCCGGCGAATCCTGGTTCGCCGCGAACATCCGCCGGGACATCCAACTCAACCGCGAGACCGCACGCGAAGCGCTCACTGACTGGGACGGAGGTTGCCTCGATGACGCACAAGGCTGAGCAGACGAGTCGTAAGTCGGTGATGACGAAAGACGAGTGGATCGCGAAGCACCTTCGTCGTGCGCCGGCGCGGGATGAGGAGTGGGTGCACCGCCTTCTCGTCCTGCAAGGGAGGGCCTAGTTGTGGCTCTCAAGATCGCGGTTTACACGCGCATTTCCCGGGACGACGAGGGGGATGGTCTCGGGGTCGCACGGCAGCGTGAAGACTGCGAGCGGCTGACGGATCTTCGAGGCTGGGCGGTCGCCAAGGTCTACCAGGACAATGACGTGTCTGCCTACAAGCGGAACGTCCGGCGGCCTGAGTTCGAGCTGATGCTGAGCGACTTGGCGGACGGCCTGATCGACGGGGTTGTCTCCTACGACCTTGACCGGCTCGCTCGACAGCCCAAAGACCTTGAACGCCTCATCGACCTGTACGACGAGCGCAAGCGGCGAGTGTTCGCCACTGTCACCAATGACGTGAACTTGGGTACGGCTGACGGTCGCACCATGGCGCGCGTGATGGTGGCGTTCGCCAACAAGTCCTCTCACGACGCGTCACGTCGAATCCAGCGCAAGCACCTTGAACTGGCACGACAGGGGAAATCCAGCGGTGGCCCGGCTCCCTATGGATGGCAGAAAGACGGACGCACGGTCGACCTCGTTGCTGCGGAGCACATTCGCGCTGCTCAGCAACTGCTACTGGCTGGCGTGCGCATCGGAACCATTCGCACGGACTGGCAGCGTCGGGGCTTGGGCCACCCTCGCGAGGGTGTCACCCGGCTGCCGCATCACCTCGTGGAACGCATGCTGACCAACCCGCGCTTGTGCGGCTACCGCACCTACCGCGGGGAAGTCCTCCTTGCGGACGACGGAAGTCCGGTCATTGGTGAGTGGGAACCGATCAACACCGTTGAAGAGTGGGAGGCGGTGTGCGCTGTCGTAGCGGAGCGGAAGCAGAAGTACCCCGGGCATTCGTTGGCCCGGAAGTACTTGCTGTCGGGGATTGCCCGCTGCGGCCTCTGTCACAGCAAGATCCGTGGTCAGGTAGCCCGTCGACGGAATCCGAACCCCGGAGTGGCCAAGTTCAGTTACCAGTGCTCCGTGGTGAACGGAGGTTGCGGCAAGGTGGGACGTGTCGGAGAGGCTGTCGACGAGTTCGTCATCAGTCTCGTCCTTGCTGAGCAGCGGGAAAGAGCTGCCAGTGCCACAGTGGAAGAGGCCGAGCCGTGGGTCAATGCGTCGGAGCTTGCTGACGTTGAGAGGGACATTGCCGCCCTCACTCAGGCGGCAAGGACGAAAGAGATCACGGTCTCCACGCTGCTCCAACTGCTGCCGGATCTAGAGCGTCAGCGTGACGAGCTGAAGCTTGAACGTGGTCGTTTCAGCAAGGCGCGGCAGCAGACTGCTTCTCTGGGCGTCGACTCGCTTGAGGACTTCCTGGCCCTTCCGATCGAGCGGCAGCAAGCGCTGATCCTTCACAGCCTCTCGGCAGTCTTGATCCACCCTGCCGGGAGAGGGCGGCGCAAGTTTGATCCCCATTTGATCGAGCCCGTATGGCGCTGACCACGAACTGAATTACCTACTGCCAATCCTGAACGCGAGGCCGTGCATCTGCCGGCCTCGCGTTCGTCGTGTCATGGGGCTGACCTGCGTTTATGTTGTCTTTGGAACTACCCTCATTTGATCAACTGCGCCTGGAGTGTCCTGCCGCCCGTGCACAGGGCCGGGGACGCGGCCAAGGTGAACAGGGAAGCCCTTTAAGGCCTTGTCAGGGTTTGTCAGGGCCTTGCTTCCCGTTCCACCGGGATCCACAGTTCCGCCTCCGCCTGCGACGCGTCCGGGGAGAGGCGGGTGCTGAGGATCTCGGGGCCCGGCCTCGTCCCGTACGGGTTGGACGGGAACCACTGGGTGAAGACGTCCCGCCACAGGTACTGGAGCGCCTGCGGGAACGGGCCCGAGTTCTCAAAGACCGCCCAGGTGCCCGCCGGGACCGTCAGCGAGTCGAGATCGGTGGAGGGCGCTGTTCCTGTCACCACCCCGTGGTAGTAGTCCAGTTCCGTTCCCTCCGCCCGGCTCGGGTCCAGGTTGTCGCTCACCCCCACGATCCCTGACGGCTGCTGGTCGGACAGGGCGGTGACGCGGCGCAGCGTCTCCTTGTCGATGCTCCTGATGAACCGCGCTATCTCCGGGTTCATCCCCTCGTGGACCAGGGGGACGCGGATCTTCCTGCCGACCACATGGAACTTTTTCTTCTCCACGATCCGGTATCGCATGCTGCTGTTCCCTTCCACGACGAGGCGGAAGGACAGCCGGGGCTGGGCGGTCAGCGTGGCTCCGGTGCGGCGGGCCCGGCCCGGGCCCACGCCGTGCACGGCCCGGAACGCCCGTGCGAACGCCTCCCCCGAGCCGTAGCCGTACCGCACCGCGATCTCCAGCAGCGTCCGCTCGCCGGCCAGCACCTCGGCGCCCGCGACGGTGAGCCGTCTGCGCCGGACGTACTCGGACAGCGGGAGCCCCGCCAGCGCGGAGAACATCCGCCGGAAGTGGTACTCCGACGTCATCGCGATCCGGGCCAGCTCGGTGACTTCGAGCGCCCCGGGGTCCTCCGTGCCGAGACGTGTCTCGATGTGCTCCAGCGCCTCGTTCAACCGTTCCAGCAACCCGGCCTCCTTCCCTTACGCCCTTCACGTTACGAAGGGCGTACCTCGCCGCACCCGACATCTCGTGCCCGGTTCGGTCAGGCCGAACGGTCGCCCGGCTACAGGCAGGCCACCGTGATCCGCTGTACCTCGTTGTTGGCGAAGCCGCCGCGGTTCCACGGCTGGGTGAGGGGCTGGGCGGTGCCCTCGGCGTCCGTGGCGCGCACCGTCAGGACGTGGTGGCCGGGGGCCGCGTCCCAGGAGGTGTGCCAGCGGCGCCAGGACCAGGCGTCGCCGTCCGCCGGAGAGGGGGCGAGTTCGGCGTCCTGCCACGTCGTGCCGTCGTCCGTGCTGACCTCGACCCTCACGACCGGGGCGCGGCCCGACCAGGCCCGTCCCTCCAGCGGCACGGGGCCGGGGCGTACGACCCGGGTGCGGGACATGAAGTCCGGGAAGCCGGGCGGGATCATCAGCGCGCGCGGGGCGATACGGGTGATGGGCTCGCCGGGCTCGTCGGGGGACTGGCGGTAGCGGTACGCCACCGCCTGCTGGAAACCGGTGAACGGGGTGTCGGTGACCGTGATGTCGGTCAGCCACTTCACGCTCGCCATGCCGTACCAGCCGGGGACGATCAGACGCAGCGGGTACCCGTGCTGCGGTGGCAGCGGGGCGCCGTTCATCTCGTACGCCACCAGGACCTCGGGGTCGGCGGCCGTCGCGTCGGCGAGGGACAGGCTGCGGGCGTAGTCCTGTTCGACGCCGCGTTCCACCCCGTGGTCGGCGCCGGTGAAGACCACCTCGACGGCGTCCGGCTCGACCCCCGCCCGGGCGAGCAGCGTCCGCAGCGGTACGCCCGTCCAGTCCGCCGTGCCGACCGCCTCGACCAGCCAGGGCTGGCTCACGGGGCGGGGGGTGAGCCGGGCCCGGCCGTTGCCCGCGCACTCCATCGTCACGCGGTGGGTGACGGACGGCAGGGCGCGCAGGGCGGCCAGGTCCAGAGTCAGCGGCGTACGGACGCGGCCGTGGACCGGGAGGGTCCAGGTGCCGGCGTCGGCGGCCGGGATGTCGTAGTGGACGAGGACGTAGTGCAGCCCCGGCGGGGTCACGTCGTAGCGCAGGGCCTCCAGGGGGAGGCCGTGGTTGCGGGCCGCGAGGGCGAGCTCCTCGTGGCCGATCCCCTCGGCGGGGCCGGCCACCCGGCCGGGTGCGCTGACCTCGGCCGGCAGACGTGACGGCGACGGTGACGGTGACGGATGTGCGTTCATGCCCGGCTCAGAACGTGCCGAGCTTGATGATCGACAGGAGCGCGACCAGCTGGATCGCCGACGCGCCCAGGGCCTTGGGCCAGGGCAGGTCGTGCGACTTGCCGACCATGAGCGTGAAGAGCGCGCCGGCCGCCACCCATGTCACCCAGCCGAGGATGCGTACGAAGGGCGCGTCGCCGCTCGCGAACATCGCGACGACCAGGCGCGGCGCGTCCGTGATCGACATGATCAGCATGGAGAGGCCGACCGTGGGCTGCCAGGCGCCGTCGCCGCCGAGCTGGCGGGCCAGGGTGTGCGTGACGACGCCCAGGATGAAGGCGCTGAGCACGATCGCGACCGCCGTCGTCAGGACGATGGGCACCGCGTTGGCCAGCGTGGCGTTGATGGCGTCCGCGCGGGCGCCGTCGAAGCCGAAGACGGCCAGCAGGCCGTAGAGGAACGTCACGACGAGGGCGGGGCCCCACATCGTGTAGTCGCGCATCTGCAGGAAGGTCGGGTTCGGGCGCATGACGACGCCGCTCAGCAGTTCCTTCCAGGGCAGCTTGGGGCCCACCGGGGGCGCGGCGGTCTGGCCCGCGCGGTAGGTGCCGCCCTGGTTGTACGGGTCCTCGTCGATGGAGAACGCCGTCGTGTGGCCCGGCTGGTTGGCCGCGTACGGGTCGTGACCCTGCGGCTGGTGGCCCTGTGGGTGGTGGCCGGGGTCGCCGAAGTACTCCGGCTCGCCGTGTCCGTTCCCCTGCGGGTGCCCGTTCCCCTGGGGCCACTGCTGCGGTCCGTTGCCGCCGCCGTTCCCGCCGCCGCCGTACTGGGGCTGCTGCGGGTGGGCCCCGGGCGCGGGGGGATAGCCGTAGGACGGGCCGCCCCGGGGGGCCTGCTGTCCGTACGGCTGCTGCCGCGGTTGCCGCGGAGGCGCCTGCTGCGTGCGGTTGTCCCGGCCGCGTCCGATCCTGAATCCAGCCACGTAATCGAACGTACCTGGTCCCGCAGAGTCACGGGCCGGGCCCGGGGCATCGGACCCGGCTTTGCTGCCGAGCTGTGACATCCCCTAGGGGCTCCCTAGGGGATGCCGGAGGTTTACCACCGGTCGGCTACCGGGTGACCACTGACCGGATCACTGACCGGATCACTGACCGACTACCGGCTGCTCACAGTTCCGCCGTAGGCGAGTGCGCTCGTCGGGGCGGGCAGGCCGAGCCTGGCGGGCGTGAGGGCGTAGGAGCCGTCGGCGCCCGACCGGGGGAACGCCCACACGCCACCGGAACGCGCGTTCTCGCCCGGTGAGCCGACCGCCAGGTCCCGCGTGCCGTCGTGGTCGTAGTCGCCGGTCGCGACGGCGGCGCCGAAGGCGTCACCGGCTTCCGCCGCTCCCGGCACGCGCGGGGTGCCCTGGTTGTACGCGACCGCGTGGCCCTGGCCGGACGCGTCGACCAGCCCGTCCTTCGTGCCGAACACCAGGGTGGCCGCGCCCGCCGCCGCCCGGGTGCCGATCGCCTCGCCGGGGGCGCCCACGACCAGGTCGTCGCGGCCGTCGCCGTTCAGGTCGGCGACGGCGAGGGCGGCGCCGAAGCGGTCGCCGGACTCGGCGACGCCCGGTACGCCGGCCGTGTCCTGGTTCAGGGTCTGCTTGCGGAACCCGAAGGAGCCGTCCGAGCCGGTGCCGTAGTGGATGTGCAGGCCGCCGCCCTTCGCGTACTCCTCCGGGCCGCACGGGTCGTCGATGTTCTCGTCGGCGATCTCCCGGCACTCGCCGAGGACCAGGTCGTCGTGGCCGTCACCGTCGAAGTCGCCGGTGACGAGGGCGGAGATCCCGGCGTTGTCGGTGTTCCACACGTTGCCCAGGGCCTCGTCCACCGCCTCCCACGCCCAGATCCGTACGTGCGACTGGGTGAACGGGTCGTTCGTCCAGTACCCGACGGCGAGGTCCGCCGCGCCGTCGCCGGTGAAGTCCCCGGTGGTCAGGACCGGGGCGCGGCCGCCCATGGCCGCGGTGACGACGGTGGCGGCGAGGCCGTCGGCGGTGCGCAGGACGACCTTGTCCTTGCCGCCGACCACGATGTCCCTGCTGCCGTCGCCGGTCAGGTCGGCCGCGGCGACCGACAGCCCGTACGCCGCGGAGGCGGCGGGGCCGGTGGTGACGTTGGCGCCCGGGCCGGGGCCGTCCTCCGCGCCGCCCACGACCGTGACCAGGCCGGCGTCCGTGCCGCGCCCGGTGATGTCCTCGCCGGGGGCGCCGACGAGCAGCTCCGCGATGCCGTCGCCGTTCAGGTCCTCCAGCGTCACGGCGGCGCCGAAGCGGTCGCCCGTCTCCGGGGTGCCGGGCACCTCGGCGGTGGCCTGGGTGACGCGGATGCCGCCGTGGGCGCCCACGCCCCTCCTGCCGCCCCACAGGATGTTGACGTACCCGGCTCTCGCCTTGCCGGCGACGGCGCCGTCCGGCACTCCGACGGCCAGGTCGGCGTAGCCGTCACCGTTGAAGTCGCTGGTGGACGGGGAGGGCGGGGTGGCGGCGGCCGCCGTGGGAGGGAAGGCCAGGGCCGTGGTCGCCGCCGCGGCGACGGTGGCGGCGAGGGCGGCGTACGTCCGTATGCGCACGGGGGACTCCAGGGGCTGGGGTGGCTTCAAACAGGTGGCCGGGTGGCCGGATCGGACGGTTTCGTTCGGTTCACCTGTGTGACACCTGGAGTACGCGCGGGGTTGTGCCGGGTTCGGGACCGCTGTCCCTGTGTATCGCTGTCCCTGCGTGCTGCTGTCCCTGTGTACTGCTGTCCCTGCGTGCCGCTGCCCTTGTATGACGTCTGTATGACGTCGTCCCTGTACGACGCTCTGGGCGGGCGGGGTTACGGCACGAACGACCGCAGCTGTTCGTCGAGCCACGGGTAGAACTCCTCGGCCCTGGTGCCCAGCCGGGACTTCAGATCGCGCGTCGGTTCGTCGGCCAGTACCTCGATCGAGCCGTCCGCGACTCCGTCGTAGGCCTGTGCGACCACGCTCGCGGCGCTGACCTTCGGAACGTCCCAGCGTGCCGCCATCGGCGTGTCGACCATGCCGACGAGAAGGCCGATCACCTGCGTTCCCTGTCCCTGCAACTGCGTCCGCAGCGCGTTGGTCGCCGACCACATCGCGGCCTTCGACGCCGCGTAGCCGGTCGGCACGTTGACCCAGCTCGCCGAGGACAGG belongs to Streptomyces sp. V3I8 and includes:
- a CDS encoding FG-GAP and VCBS repeat-containing protein translates to MRIRTYAALAATVAAAATTALAFPPTAAAATPPSPSTSDFNGDGYADLAVGVPDGAVAGKARAGYVNILWGGRRGVGAHGGIRVTQATAEVPGTPETGDRFGAAVTLEDLNGDGIAELLVGAPGEDITGRGTDAGLVTVVGGAEDGPGPGANVTTGPAASAAYGLSVAAADLTGDGSRDIVVGGKDKVVLRTADGLAATVVTAAMGGRAPVLTTGDFTGDGAADLAVGYWTNDPFTQSHVRIWAWEAVDEALGNVWNTDNAGISALVTGDFDGDGHDDLVLGECREIADENIDDPCGPEEYAKGGGLHIHYGTGSDGSFGFRKQTLNQDTAGVPGVAESGDRFGAALAVADLNGDGRDDLVVGAPGEAIGTRAAAGAATLVFGTKDGLVDASGQGHAVAYNQGTPRVPGAAEAGDAFGAAVATGDYDHDGTRDLAVGSPGENARSGGVWAFPRSGADGSYALTPARLGLPAPTSALAYGGTVSSR
- a CDS encoding Yip1 family protein, with amino-acid sequence MSQLGSKAGSDAPGPARDSAGPGTFDYVAGFRIGRGRDNRTQQAPPRQPRQQPYGQQAPRGGPSYGYPPAPGAHPQQPQYGGGGNGGGNGPQQWPQGNGHPQGNGHGEPEYFGDPGHHPQGHQPQGHDPYAANQPGHTTAFSIDEDPYNQGGTYRAGQTAAPPVGPKLPWKELLSGVVMRPNPTFLQMRDYTMWGPALVVTFLYGLLAVFGFDGARADAINATLANAVPIVLTTAVAIVLSAFILGVVTHTLARQLGGDGAWQPTVGLSMLIMSITDAPRLVVAMFASGDAPFVRILGWVTWVAAGALFTLMVGKSHDLPWPKALGASAIQLVALLSIIKLGTF
- a CDS encoding DUF2637 domain-containing protein, coding for MPRSIRIDAVLVQAVIAGALSFAHLHDLAAAAGQSGWKAWAYPVSVDLLLVAVWRRLRTERSKLAWFWFLVALIASLGANIATAGLLDLDHVPAWLRITVAGWPALAFLGGTLLAHTPADPPPDPAPEPASEPRTAPVVDRPETAPDPAPEIPAPEPVPALPQAPVPAVPPALVDHARKVATEHRTRTGSDIDTATLRVRLGIPEDLAGAIVAQLA
- a CDS encoding recombinase family protein — its product is MALKIAVYTRISRDDEGDGLGVARQREDCERLTDLRGWAVAKVYQDNDVSAYKRNVRRPEFELMLSDLADGLIDGVVSYDLDRLARQPKDLERLIDLYDERKRRVFATVTNDVNLGTADGRTMARVMVAFANKSSHDASRRIQRKHLELARQGKSSGGPAPYGWQKDGRTVDLVAAEHIRAAQQLLLAGVRIGTIRTDWQRRGLGHPREGVTRLPHHLVERMLTNPRLCGYRTYRGEVLLADDGSPVIGEWEPINTVEEWEAVCAVVAERKQKYPGHSLARKYLLSGIARCGLCHSKIRGQVARRRNPNPGVAKFSYQCSVVNGGCGKVGRVGEAVDEFVISLVLAEQRERAASATVEEAEPWVNASELADVERDIAALTQAARTKEITVSTLLQLLPDLERQRDELKLERGRFSKARQQTASLGVDSLEDFLALPIERQQALILHSLSAVLIHPAGRGRRKFDPHLIEPVWR
- the repSA gene encoding replication initiator protein RepSA, which translates into the protein MTDTASLAGLDPATLTDVLRVAGADDFDRWHEQIRRTGGCSDPIRLTGGTKTIDPTTKTVLHYYNTDEEPGGMLRIACGNRRASRCPACAWTYAGDTYHLIRAGLTGDPAKGTPYTVREHPRVFATLTAPSFGPVHNRPGNRPCRCGVRHEEENPVLGTPVAPETYDYAGAVLWNNHASDLWRYFTIYLRREIAKRAGLTQKDAREQSRLSFGKVAEYQKRGAVHFHAVIRFDGPDGPDSPPPHWATLGLLDDAIRAAAARVAVDVAPARYQPDPEQPARVQPARTLRWGTQLDVQPIGAFGNGEDLTEQAVASYVAKYATKAAETTGTVDRRVGNKEALVLLGVPDHPRRLIEACLDLHALYPERKLRDWAHMLGFRGHFSTKSRRYSTTLGALRQVRADYRAAQQRASLGLPDPDDHPEATTLVLAHWTYAGHGYTPGESWFAANIRRDIQLNRETAREALTDWDGGCLDDAQG
- a CDS encoding FtsK/SpoIIIE domain-containing protein, with protein sequence MADIATWFELGGVAAGAGGLGYAKVHAPRVYWSLVGMPVTWGRFTWSYRSTMEVCGLTVQPAGFRAFMTRNLARREVRPLPPKVRRVWGTSTGLRISLRLPAGLEPADVAASSERLRHAFGVQSVTVAETKPGYVELRMTGYDVLRRVRLPRKARPRDMVVPVAVREDGSVFERDYRTVPMALTLGANSSGKSMYQRNLVKGLARLPVGLIGIDCKRGVEHGRYAPRLSALVTDPDAAGRLVDALVLEMGERFDLLALYGVSDVWELPEKLRPVPLIVLIDEVAELFFVTSKKDEAARDHTVMQLVRLGQMARAVGIHLEVCGQRFGSDLGRGATALRAQLTGRVVHRVNDKATAEMGLSDISAEAVVAATSIRVDRPGVAVAGDTSGGWSRIRTPMTTPDEAAAVCRQFAHLTPDLPFLAPFRPVNRLVPPKPTAPPRVPPQKTP
- a CDS encoding GyrI-like domain-containing protein, with amino-acid sequence MLERLNEALEHIETRLGTEDPGALEVTELARIAMTSEYHFRRMFSALAGLPLSEYVRRRRLTVAGAEVLAGERTLLEIAVRYGYGSGEAFARAFRAVHGVGPGRARRTGATLTAQPRLSFRLVVEGNSSMRYRIVEKKKFHVVGRKIRVPLVHEGMNPEIARFIRSIDKETLRRVTALSDQQPSGIVGVSDNLDPSRAEGTELDYYHGVVTGTAPSTDLDSLTVPAGTWAVFENSGPFPQALQYLWRDVFTQWFPSNPYGTRPGPEILSTRLSPDASQAEAELWIPVEREARP
- a CDS encoding sulfite oxidase translates to MNAHPSPSPSPSRLPAEVSAPGRVAGPAEGIGHEELALAARNHGLPLEALRYDVTPPGLHYVLVHYDIPAADAGTWTLPVHGRVRTPLTLDLAALRALPSVTHRVTMECAGNGRARLTPRPVSQPWLVEAVGTADWTGVPLRTLLARAGVEPDAVEVVFTGADHGVERGVEQDYARSLSLADATAADPEVLVAYEMNGAPLPPQHGYPLRLIVPGWYGMASVKWLTDITVTDTPFTGFQQAVAYRYRQSPDEPGEPITRIAPRALMIPPGFPDFMSRTRVVRPGPVPLEGRAWSGRAPVVRVEVSTDDGTTWQDAELAPSPADGDAWSWRRWHTSWDAAPGHHVLTVRATDAEGTAQPLTQPWNRGGFANNEVQRITVACL
- a CDS encoding mobile element transfer protein, with protein sequence MRPNRFYDVIRIGPVKVGTFNNGRGQTRHTAACTAPACGFSTEHGNRSAAELAARTHRCT